A stretch of Candidatus Baltobacteraceae bacterium DNA encodes these proteins:
- the pfp gene encoding diphosphate--fructose-6-phosphate 1-phosphotransferase has translation MSDTLAILVGGGPAPGINGVIASATIEAINAGLRVIGIYDGYRDLVDGSPVKTTVMTIDDATRIQGSGGSFLRTSRTNPAKDAASLDRTVHSLDVLGVRYLICIGGDDTTFGAARIAEHTKGRIGVATVPKTIDNDLPLPDNAPTFGFETARSVGAQIIESLLEDARTTVRWYIVVSMGRKSGALALGMANAAGATLAVIPEEFPGGTLDLESVVDLLAGAIVKRRAQGRDYGVAVVAEGIVERVSADTLKALENVARDAYGHVRLADVPIGALLRDRVRERLTRLGIEATVLTKDIGYELRCAKPVAFDIDYTRTLGYGAVRYLLGGGSGALIALSGGRVQPVSLESLLDPATGRIRTRLVDVHAEAFAVARDYMVRLDKRDLEPPHVAQLAAQTNLDERAFAEQFGRASIPM, from the coding sequence ATGAGCGATACTCTCGCAATTCTCGTGGGCGGTGGTCCCGCACCCGGCATCAACGGCGTCATTGCGTCCGCGACGATCGAAGCGATCAACGCGGGGCTGCGCGTGATCGGTATCTACGACGGCTATCGCGACCTCGTCGACGGCTCGCCGGTAAAGACCACCGTGATGACGATTGACGACGCGACCCGGATTCAAGGCAGCGGCGGTTCGTTCTTGCGCACCTCGCGCACCAACCCGGCCAAGGACGCCGCATCCCTCGATCGCACGGTGCACTCGCTCGACGTGCTCGGCGTGCGCTACTTGATCTGCATCGGGGGCGATGACACGACCTTCGGCGCCGCACGCATCGCCGAGCACACCAAAGGGCGCATCGGCGTCGCGACGGTTCCCAAGACGATCGACAACGATTTGCCCCTTCCCGACAATGCGCCGACGTTCGGATTCGAAACCGCGCGATCGGTCGGGGCGCAGATCATCGAAAGTCTCCTGGAAGACGCGCGCACGACCGTTCGCTGGTACATCGTCGTGAGCATGGGACGCAAATCCGGCGCGCTCGCGCTCGGCATGGCCAACGCGGCCGGCGCAACATTGGCGGTGATCCCGGAAGAGTTTCCCGGTGGTACGCTCGACCTCGAGTCGGTCGTTGACCTGCTGGCCGGCGCGATCGTGAAACGCCGCGCGCAAGGACGCGATTACGGCGTCGCGGTCGTGGCCGAGGGCATCGTCGAGCGTGTTTCCGCCGACACGCTCAAGGCACTGGAAAACGTCGCGCGCGACGCGTACGGCCACGTGCGCCTGGCCGATGTGCCGATCGGCGCATTGCTGCGCGATCGCGTGCGCGAACGCCTTACCCGCCTCGGCATCGAGGCAACCGTGCTCACCAAGGATATCGGTTACGAACTGCGCTGCGCAAAACCGGTGGCCTTCGACATCGACTACACGCGCACGCTCGGATACGGCGCCGTTCGCTACCTGCTGGGCGGCGGCAGCGGCGCATTGATCGCGCTCTCCGGGGGTCGCGTGCAACCGGTCTCGCTGGAGAGTTTGCTCGATCCGGCGACGGGGCGCATCCGCACGCGCCTGGTCGACGTGCACGCCGAGGCGTTCGCCGTCGCGCGCGACTATATGGTGCGCCTGGACAAGCGCGATCTCGAGCCACCCCACGTCGCGCAGCTCGCCGCGCAAACGAATCTCGACGAGCGGGCGTTTGCCGAGCAATTCGGACGAGCTAGCATCCCGATGTGA
- a CDS encoding HAD-IA family hydrolase, translating into MELSYAAICFDLFGTLISDEGSAIAGARETLAGLGAARWAIVTSMPRRAAAAVITRAGLLVPPVLVSADDVLHGKPSPDPYRLAAERLAIEPSSALAVEDSSSGVDSARAAGMDALFILRGRSASACSRADYYVDRFAQLTVSVDPSGACRVAF; encoded by the coding sequence ATGGAGCTTTCCTACGCGGCGATCTGCTTCGATCTGTTCGGGACGCTGATCTCCGACGAAGGATCGGCGATCGCCGGAGCGCGCGAGACGCTGGCGGGACTTGGAGCGGCGCGTTGGGCGATCGTGACGTCGATGCCCCGGCGCGCGGCCGCTGCCGTGATTACGCGCGCCGGACTGCTCGTGCCGCCGGTGCTGGTGAGCGCCGACGACGTGCTGCACGGAAAGCCCTCACCCGACCCTTACCGGCTCGCAGCCGAGCGCCTGGCGATCGAACCTTCATCGGCGCTAGCCGTCGAGGATTCATCCTCCGGCGTCGATTCCGCGCGCGCCGCCGGAATGGACGCGCTTTTCATCCTGCGCGGGCGCTCCGCGAGCGCATGTTCGCGCGCCGACTATTACGTCGACCGTTTCGCGCAGCTCACCGTATCGGTCGATCCAAGCGGCGCGTGCCGCGTGGCATTTTGA
- a CDS encoding VOC family protein, translating to MHEFYGFDHIDCRVRSLAAVEAFYDDLMPEVGLTEKRYAYVDPDGEWHREFDAYNAIEYYEAAHPTKPRRFFGVIENPLHRNNDTRIAFRVAYERLDELIAVLRRIGAAGIELSEEMETYPAVFFEDPAGTKLELIGREV from the coding sequence GTGCACGAATTCTACGGGTTCGATCACATCGACTGCCGCGTGCGCTCGCTCGCGGCAGTCGAGGCGTTTTACGACGATTTGATGCCGGAGGTCGGCCTGACCGAAAAGCGCTACGCCTACGTCGATCCTGACGGCGAATGGCACCGCGAATTCGACGCGTACAACGCGATCGAATATTATGAGGCTGCGCACCCCACCAAGCCGCGCCGCTTCTTCGGCGTAATCGAGAACCCGCTTCACCGCAACAACGACACCCGCATCGCGTTTCGCGTCGCCTACGAGCGGCTCGACGAGCTGATCGCCGTGCTGCGCCGCATCGGTGCAGCCGGAATCGAGCTCAGCGAGGAGATGGAAACCTATCCCGCGGTCTTCTTCGAGGACCCGGCCGGAACCAAACTCGAACTGATCGGCCGCGAAGTCTGA
- the pckA gene encoding phosphoenolpyruvate carboxykinase (ATP), translated as MLTVPDKLKAANLWENLTPPQLIEHALRRGEGVLGRDGQFIVDTRPHTGRSPKDKAFVKEPSSERHIDWGDTNRPIDAGVFDALLDKVEAYFSERDVYALDCYVGADERYRVPIRVYTEFAWHNLFAHHMFITPETPVPGFVPEFTVIDAAQFQADPGRDGVPSSTFILVNFARRMILIGGTKYAGEIKKSIFTVMNYLLPLRETLPMHSSANAGASGDVAIYFGLSGTGKTTLSSDPHRPLIGDDEHGWSNDGVFNFEGGCYAKVIRLSATAEPEIWAATHRFSTVIENVVYDDRTRELDVDSEAKTENTRSAYPLEYIPNIVPGSMGGHPKTIIMLTADAFGVLPPISKLSRDQAMYHFLSGYTAKVAGTERGVTEPTATFSTCFGAPFMVHHPTVYAKLLGERIDRHEVDCWLVNTGWTGGKYGVGKRMSIAHTRAMVNAAIEKRIQGEFETEPFFGLKIPKSVPGIPAEVLNPRNAWPDKNGYDEQARKLAQLFYDNFKRFEAHASPAVNAVAIKPAAK; from the coding sequence ATGCTTACCGTTCCGGACAAACTCAAAGCCGCCAATCTGTGGGAGAATCTCACCCCGCCGCAGCTCATCGAACACGCGCTGCGCCGCGGCGAAGGCGTGCTGGGCCGCGATGGGCAGTTCATCGTCGATACGCGCCCGCACACCGGACGCTCCCCGAAAGACAAGGCGTTCGTCAAAGAGCCCTCGAGCGAAAGACATATCGATTGGGGCGACACCAACCGTCCGATCGACGCCGGCGTCTTCGACGCCTTGCTCGACAAGGTCGAAGCGTATTTCTCCGAGCGCGACGTCTACGCGCTGGATTGCTACGTCGGAGCGGACGAGCGCTACCGCGTGCCGATTCGCGTCTACACCGAGTTCGCGTGGCACAATCTTTTTGCGCATCATATGTTCATTACACCTGAAACGCCCGTGCCCGGATTCGTTCCGGAATTCACGGTGATCGACGCGGCGCAATTTCAGGCCGATCCCGGGCGCGACGGTGTGCCGAGTTCCACTTTCATTTTGGTGAACTTCGCACGGCGCATGATCCTGATCGGCGGCACGAAGTACGCCGGCGAGATCAAGAAATCGATCTTCACCGTGATGAATTATCTCTTGCCGCTCCGTGAGACGCTGCCGATGCACAGCTCGGCGAACGCCGGCGCGAGCGGTGACGTCGCGATCTACTTCGGCCTTTCGGGAACCGGTAAAACGACGCTCTCCTCGGATCCGCACCGGCCGCTGATCGGCGACGACGAGCACGGCTGGTCGAATGACGGCGTGTTCAATTTCGAAGGCGGCTGCTATGCCAAGGTGATTCGCCTCTCGGCTACGGCCGAGCCCGAGATTTGGGCGGCGACCCACCGCTTCTCCACGGTGATCGAAAACGTCGTGTACGACGATCGCACGCGCGAACTCGACGTCGACTCCGAAGCCAAGACCGAGAATACGCGCTCCGCGTATCCGCTCGAATACATTCCGAACATCGTGCCCGGCAGCATGGGCGGCCATCCCAAGACGATCATCATGCTCACCGCCGACGCATTCGGCGTGCTTCCGCCGATCTCCAAACTCAGCCGGGATCAGGCGATGTATCATTTCCTCTCCGGCTACACCGCCAAAGTTGCCGGCACCGAGCGCGGCGTGACTGAACCGACGGCTACGTTCTCGACCTGCTTCGGAGCGCCGTTCATGGTCCATCACCCCACGGTCTACGCGAAATTACTCGGCGAGCGCATCGATCGCCACGAAGTGGACTGCTGGCTCGTGAACACGGGCTGGACGGGCGGCAAGTACGGCGTGGGCAAGCGGATGTCGATCGCGCACACGCGCGCCATGGTCAACGCCGCGATCGAAAAACGCATCCAGGGCGAATTTGAAACCGAGCCGTTCTTCGGTCTGAAGATTCCCAAGAGCGTTCCGGGGATTCCGGCCGAGGTCCTCAACCCGCGCAATGCTTGGCCGGACAAAAACGGATACGACGAGCAGGCGCGCAAACTCGCGCAGCTCTTCTACGACAACTTCAAACGATTCGAAGCACACGCATCCCCGGCGGTTAACGCGGTCGCGATCAAGCCCGCCGCCAAGTGA
- a CDS encoding P1 family peptidase, with the protein MLCASIAAGSIIVALACGGRAVAVLPFHFGFFPSGPLDAITDVAGVRVANLTLIRGQDIRTGATAVLPNADPWDRKVAAAFLSFNGNGEMTGTHWIEAAGYLEEPIVLTDTLDIGRADDGVVDWVIEHHPQVGITDDVPLPVVAECDDQLLTDIQRRPVGPGDVRALLDAAVPGQFARGSVGAGTGMRAFGFKAGIGSASRVLPASLGGYRVGVLVNDNTGSLRDALTIVGVPVGERLKSEYRTVYPKRVSAASLHGRAASGSIIIVVATDAPLDSREIRALLLRAGLGMGRTGLTSDVGSGDLFVGFSTTEVFQRTGNFEVSAPVKRIVEDDDVLNALYSATAEATQAAIYDALFEAKTMTGRGGATVYGLPVERVLRMLRSAGAIGQ; encoded by the coding sequence GTGCTATGCGCTTCTATCGCCGCGGGCTCGATCATCGTTGCCTTGGCCTGCGGGGGCCGCGCCGTAGCCGTTTTGCCCTTCCACTTTGGATTCTTCCCCTCCGGGCCGCTGGACGCGATAACTGATGTCGCAGGCGTCCGGGTTGCCAATCTCACGCTGATCCGGGGCCAGGACATCCGGACGGGGGCGACGGCCGTTCTCCCCAACGCCGATCCGTGGGACCGCAAGGTGGCCGCAGCGTTCCTGAGCTTCAACGGGAACGGCGAAATGACCGGAACGCACTGGATCGAGGCCGCCGGTTATCTCGAGGAACCGATCGTGCTCACCGACACCCTGGATATCGGCCGGGCCGACGACGGCGTCGTGGATTGGGTGATCGAGCACCACCCGCAGGTCGGGATCACGGACGACGTCCCGCTGCCGGTCGTGGCGGAGTGCGACGACCAGTTGCTTACCGACATTCAGCGGCGTCCGGTCGGGCCCGGCGACGTCCGGGCGCTGCTCGACGCCGCCGTGCCGGGCCAGTTCGCGCGCGGCAGCGTCGGCGCGGGAACGGGGATGCGGGCCTTCGGCTTCAAGGCGGGCATCGGCTCGGCATCGCGCGTGCTGCCGGCGAGTCTGGGCGGCTATCGCGTCGGCGTGCTGGTGAACGACAACACCGGCAGTTTGCGCGATGCGCTCACGATCGTCGGCGTTCCGGTCGGCGAGCGGCTCAAGAGCGAATACCGGACGGTCTATCCCAAACGCGTCTCGGCGGCCTCGCTGCACGGGCGGGCGGCGAGCGGCAGCATCATCATCGTCGTCGCGACCGATGCGCCGCTGGACAGCCGCGAAATCCGCGCGCTCTTGTTGCGAGCGGGCCTGGGCATGGGGCGGACGGGCCTGACCTCAGATGTCGGAAGCGGCGATCTGTTCGTCGGTTTTTCGACGACCGAGGTGTTTCAACGCACCGGCAATTTCGAGGTCAGCGCACCGGTGAAGCGCATCGTCGAAGACGACGACGTGCTCAACGCGCTTTACAGCGCGACCGCCGAGGCGACGCAGGCGGCGATCTACGACGCGCTTTTCGAGGCAAAGACGATGACCGGTCGCGGCGGCGCGACCGTATACGGACTCCCGGTCGAGCGCGTGCTGCGGATGTTGCGGAGTGCGGGCGCCATCGGTCAGTGA
- a CDS encoding GNAT family N-acetyltransferase, whose translation MSYIETERLILRTWMPGDAPALYAIAQKPEVARYLITQKPTMEQVQAWIARETGLQERDGFSCWPVVRKSDGALIGRCGPRKMPEGYVEIAWVFDSAVWRQGYAQEAASAVIEYCLRSRQLSAVYALINPDNAASIALAYRLGMRFDRVVRAYKRDLLRYERHA comes from the coding sequence GTGAGCTATATCGAGACCGAGCGGTTGATCCTGCGCACCTGGATGCCGGGCGATGCACCGGCACTTTATGCGATCGCGCAGAAGCCTGAAGTCGCGCGTTATCTGATCACACAGAAGCCCACGATGGAACAGGTGCAGGCGTGGATTGCGCGAGAGACGGGTTTGCAAGAGCGCGACGGGTTTTCATGCTGGCCTGTCGTGCGCAAGAGCGACGGCGCGCTGATCGGACGCTGCGGCCCGCGCAAGATGCCCGAAGGCTACGTCGAGATCGCTTGGGTCTTCGACTCGGCAGTGTGGCGCCAGGGGTACGCCCAGGAGGCCGCATCGGCGGTTATCGAGTATTGCCTGCGCTCTCGGCAGCTGTCCGCCGTTTACGCGCTGATCAACCCCGACAACGCGGCGTCGATCGCGTTAGCGTATCGCTTGGGCATGCGGTTCGACCGGGTCGTTCGCGCGTACAAGCGCGATCTGTTACGCTATGAGCGTCATGCGTAA
- a CDS encoding aldehyde dehydrogenase family protein produces the protein MSTLVHPATPTEIDRSLSELREGAKRWVALRVSAKADLLERVRESVYGQAARWAQAGAQAKGIANTPLAGEEWVSGPWAVLYALNRYIRTLRAIARDGSPYVPAGRVHERPDGRLAVDVFPNGLYDYVLLSGVHAQVWMQPGVTRENLASTAAVWYKQSAPQPRVALVLGAGNISAIAPLDVLYKLIADGAVCILKMNPINDYLGPVFEDALRPLVEGGFLRFAYGDAEVGKLLTSHPLVDEIHVTGSDRTFNAIVAGGANKPITAELGNVSPTIVVPGPWSAADFRFQAEQIVTQKLHNDGFNCIAAQVLVLPRDWDGTPRLITQIEAVMRDAFDRPAYYPGAADRCLRLAAGHDAEPYGRSGEGFTPRTLVRIGDAGAADPNFEIEAFASVLAVTTLPGDTAAFLRDAVSFANDRLWGTLGANLVVHPKTLHEHAGDLDAAVAGLRYGCVAVNAWTGVGFLLTETTWGAYPGHTMSDVGSGIGVVHNAYLFDRAEKSVVWAPFAPFPRSFAGYGGTLMPKPPWFISNRLADKIGEALVDFEMRQTPLNAAKVAMLAMRA, from the coding sequence GTGAGCACGCTCGTCCACCCGGCGACGCCAACCGAAATTGACCGGTCGCTGAGCGAACTTCGCGAAGGCGCAAAGCGGTGGGTCGCGTTGCGCGTCTCGGCCAAAGCCGATCTCCTCGAGCGGGTTCGTGAGTCCGTCTATGGTCAGGCGGCGCGTTGGGCGCAAGCCGGCGCACAGGCAAAGGGCATCGCGAATACGCCCCTCGCGGGCGAAGAATGGGTGAGCGGACCCTGGGCGGTGCTCTATGCGCTCAACCGCTACATTCGCACCCTGCGTGCGATCGCGCGTGACGGATCACCGTACGTTCCCGCCGGCCGCGTGCATGAGCGGCCCGATGGTCGTCTCGCTGTCGACGTCTTCCCGAACGGCCTCTACGACTACGTGCTGCTCTCGGGAGTTCACGCACAGGTCTGGATGCAGCCGGGCGTGACGCGCGAGAATCTCGCGTCCACGGCAGCCGTGTGGTACAAGCAATCCGCGCCGCAGCCCCGCGTCGCGCTGGTGCTCGGCGCCGGCAACATCTCCGCGATTGCGCCGCTCGACGTGCTGTACAAATTGATCGCCGACGGCGCAGTTTGCATCCTCAAGATGAACCCGATCAATGACTATCTCGGGCCGGTCTTCGAGGACGCGCTGCGCCCACTCGTCGAAGGCGGGTTTTTGCGATTCGCATACGGTGACGCCGAGGTCGGCAAGTTGCTCACCTCGCATCCGCTCGTCGACGAGATTCACGTCACCGGCAGCGATCGCACGTTCAATGCGATCGTCGCGGGCGGCGCGAACAAACCGATCACCGCCGAACTGGGCAACGTCAGCCCGACGATCGTCGTGCCCGGGCCGTGGAGCGCGGCCGACTTTCGTTTTCAAGCCGAGCAAATCGTCACCCAGAAGCTCCACAACGACGGGTTCAACTGCATCGCCGCACAGGTGCTCGTGCTGCCGCGCGATTGGGACGGCACGCCGCGTCTGATAACGCAGATCGAAGCAGTGATGCGCGATGCGTTCGATCGTCCGGCCTATTATCCGGGCGCGGCCGATCGCTGCCTGCGCTTAGCCGCGGGACACGACGCCGAGCCCTACGGGCGCAGCGGCGAAGGCTTCACGCCGCGCACGCTGGTTCGGATAGGCGATGCCGGCGCAGCCGATCCGAATTTCGAGATCGAGGCGTTCGCGAGCGTGCTCGCCGTCACGACCCTGCCCGGCGATACGGCGGCGTTCTTGCGCGATGCCGTCTCATTTGCCAACGACCGGCTATGGGGAACGCTGGGCGCCAATCTGGTGGTGCATCCGAAGACCCTGCACGAGCACGCAGGTGATCTGGATGCCGCGGTGGCGGGTCTTCGCTATGGCTGCGTAGCGGTCAACGCTTGGACCGGCGTGGGCTTCCTGCTCACCGAGACGACGTGGGGTGCCTATCCCGGCCATACGATGAGCGACGTGGGCAGCGGCATCGGCGTCGTGCACAACGCGTACCTCTTCGACCGCGCCGAGAAGAGCGTCGTCTGGGCACCCTTTGCACCGTTCCCGCGCAGCTTTGCCGGCTATGGTGGAACGCTGATGCCCAAGCCGCCGTGGTTCATTAGCAATCGGCTCGCCGATAAGATCGGCGAAGCGCTGGTCGATTTCGAGATGCGTCAGACGCCGCTGAACGCAGCCAAAGTCGCGATGCTCGCTATGCGCGCTTAG
- a CDS encoding tetratricopeptide repeat protein — translation MRDLRDIDERLQQNPGNPELLFARACILDQLGRNDEARDAYIEVIKRNGSHVAALGNLGTLLYNAGYRSAARLTYAEALKHDPSDLRSLANLGNALLESGDLPEARQLYERAIALDPAFSPAHQGLSHVLGRLGEHEAAEEHRQAGFAAMPVVVSAFRGAGAPVSVLLLCSAYRGNVPTDVPFDDRTFMVVKLFTDYYEADLPLPPHDVIFNGIGDADLCEGSLLSAHALLQAHGATAINPPELVRETGRVQVAQRLRNIDGLIVPHIEAVGRDELARVERYPVLVRAPGYHAGEFFELARDRSELESVAAALPGERLLTIELLDARGADGAYRKYRVLSIGGRLYPVHLARSTHWKVHYFSADLARTPEAVAEEEAFLRNMRTAIGERAMRAIETAAQRIGLEYFGIDFGLDARGNVLFFEANATMRAVVPVRDDPNEARRAAALAANAAIRELVLSKQA, via the coding sequence ATGCGCGATCTGCGCGATATCGACGAACGGCTCCAGCAAAATCCCGGCAATCCGGAGCTGCTCTTTGCGCGCGCCTGCATCCTCGATCAGCTCGGGCGCAACGACGAGGCGCGCGACGCCTACATCGAAGTGATCAAGCGCAACGGATCCCACGTCGCCGCGCTCGGGAATCTGGGGACGCTGCTGTACAACGCCGGCTATCGCAGCGCTGCGCGCCTGACGTACGCCGAAGCCCTCAAGCACGATCCGAGCGACCTTCGCTCGCTGGCAAACCTCGGCAACGCATTGCTGGAATCGGGCGATTTGCCCGAGGCACGGCAGCTCTACGAGCGCGCGATCGCGCTCGACCCTGCTTTTTCACCCGCGCATCAAGGGCTCAGTCACGTCCTCGGACGGCTTGGCGAACATGAGGCGGCAGAAGAACACCGGCAGGCGGGATTTGCGGCGATGCCGGTTGTCGTGAGCGCGTTTCGCGGCGCAGGAGCGCCGGTCTCGGTCTTGCTCCTCTGCTCGGCGTATCGCGGGAACGTACCGACCGACGTTCCGTTCGACGATCGCACCTTCATGGTGGTCAAACTCTTCACCGACTACTACGAAGCCGACTTGCCGCTGCCGCCGCACGACGTGATCTTCAACGGGATCGGCGATGCGGATCTTTGTGAAGGCTCGCTCCTCTCCGCGCACGCGTTGCTGCAGGCGCACGGCGCGACGGCGATCAATCCGCCGGAACTGGTGCGCGAAACCGGGCGCGTGCAGGTCGCGCAGCGCCTGCGCAACATCGACGGTCTGATCGTGCCCCATATCGAGGCCGTCGGACGCGACGAGCTCGCGCGGGTCGAACGGTATCCGGTGCTGGTGCGAGCGCCGGGATATCATGCCGGCGAATTCTTCGAACTCGCGCGCGATCGGAGCGAACTGGAATCTGTTGCGGCGGCCCTCCCGGGCGAACGCCTCCTGACGATCGAGCTGCTCGACGCGCGCGGCGCCGACGGAGCTTACCGCAAATATCGTGTGCTCTCGATCGGCGGCCGGCTCTATCCGGTGCATCTTGCGAGGTCGACGCACTGGAAGGTGCACTATTTTTCGGCGGATCTGGCGCGCACGCCCGAGGCCGTCGCAGAAGAAGAAGCGTTTCTGCGTAACATGCGGACCGCGATCGGCGAGCGCGCGATGCGCGCGATCGAAACCGCGGCGCAGCGAATCGGTCTCGAGTACTTCGGCATCGACTTCGGGCTCGACGCGCGGGGGAACGTGCTCTTCTTTGAAGCGAACGCCACGATGCGCGCGGTGGTGCCGGTGCGCGACGATCCCAACGAGGCGCGCCGCGCCGCCGCGCTGGCGGCGAATGCAGCGATCCGGGAATTGGTTCTATCGAAGCAGGCGTAG
- a CDS encoding CoB--CoM heterodisulfide reductase iron-sulfur subunit B family protein, producing the protein MSATLLPEEKAIDSHKASRSRETRRYGFFPGCVAKESCKELFNSTMLLADKLGIELVELTAASCCGASVVNDVNRDVARVLNARTYAQAEALGLDDVITICSTCTGHMRAANKELLESEERMAQANAILGKFGAKYQGNVMVRHLLWLLIDDIGLDCLREMVVRPLNGLKVAPFYGCHIIRPESVNGWESARNPHSLEDVIAAIGGEPVDYAGKTRCCGFHIQLEKEGTAADMVGQNMRIAKDHGAEAVITPCPLCHLALDGYQQDSAARWGRTDLPTFHLPQLVAFALGVPAEKLGLNKHLIDPRAIMVERELIS; encoded by the coding sequence ATGTCTGCAACGCTATTGCCCGAAGAAAAGGCGATCGACTCGCACAAGGCCTCGCGTTCGCGTGAAACGCGCCGCTACGGATTCTTCCCAGGATGCGTGGCCAAAGAGTCGTGCAAAGAACTCTTCAACTCGACGATGCTGCTGGCGGACAAACTCGGCATCGAATTGGTCGAGCTCACCGCGGCATCGTGCTGCGGCGCCTCCGTCGTCAACGACGTCAACCGCGACGTCGCGCGCGTGCTCAACGCGCGCACCTACGCTCAGGCCGAGGCGCTCGGCCTCGACGACGTGATCACGATCTGCTCCACCTGCACCGGCCACATGCGCGCCGCCAACAAGGAACTGCTCGAGAGCGAAGAGCGCATGGCACAGGCCAACGCGATTCTCGGCAAGTTCGGCGCCAAATACCAGGGCAACGTGATGGTGCGCCATCTGCTCTGGCTGCTGATCGACGACATCGGCCTCGATTGCCTTCGCGAAATGGTCGTGCGTCCGCTCAACGGGCTCAAAGTGGCGCCCTTCTACGGCTGCCACATCATCCGGCCCGAGAGCGTGAACGGCTGGGAGTCGGCGCGCAATCCGCACTCGCTCGAGGACGTGATCGCGGCGATCGGCGGCGAGCCGGTCGACTACGCCGGCAAGACGCGCTGCTGCGGCTTCCACATTCAGCTCGAGAAAGAGGGCACCGCCGCCGACATGGTCGGTCAAAACATGCGCATTGCCAAGGACCATGGCGCAGAAGCCGTGATCACGCCGTGCCCGCTCTGCCATTTGGCGCTCGATGGATATCAGCAAGATTCGGCGGCACGCTGGGGCCGGACCGATCTGCCGACGTTTCATCTCCCGCAGTTGGTCGCGTTTGCGCTCGGCGTGCCGGCGGAGAAGCTCGGGCTCAACAAACACCTGATCGATCCGCGAGCGATCATGGTGGAACGCGAGCTGATCAGCTAG
- a CDS encoding succinate dehydrogenase/fumarate reductase iron-sulfur subunit: protein MAKVKLDLFRFDEAVDTVPHRDLVEVEVPETTTVLDALETAKAEVDGSISFRRSCRSAICGSCSMNINGITGLACKTNCKDVIKADGTISVDPMPNFQPMKDMVVHMDPFWDKYARLKPYLQPADRDEDHPRERRVSPDDMKKLVAVANCIMCATCYALCPVVSVDPAFAGPAAIAYAYRFIEDVRDAKRADRIAQISEDYLWLCAHCYACSYCPKHVDPNDRIIDVKRASIKDRVLMNESGPRHALVVSKTIKQTGMLAETEVILGTVGRFNVRGLLKVTPLALRMVARGKLTPVEMAVGGTAPMLGVPSIKPIPKVDEVRTIFESLEVPVS, encoded by the coding sequence ATGGCTAAGGTAAAGCTCGATCTCTTTCGCTTCGACGAGGCCGTCGACACGGTTCCCCACCGCGATCTCGTCGAGGTCGAGGTTCCGGAAACCACGACCGTGCTCGACGCGCTCGAAACCGCCAAGGCGGAGGTCGACGGATCGATCAGCTTCCGCCGCTCGTGCCGTTCCGCGATCTGCGGCTCGTGCTCGATGAACATCAACGGCATCACCGGGCTTGCCTGCAAGACCAACTGCAAGGACGTGATCAAGGCCGACGGGACGATTTCGGTCGACCCGATGCCGAATTTCCAGCCGATGAAGGACATGGTCGTGCATATGGACCCGTTCTGGGACAAGTACGCACGGCTAAAACCGTACTTGCAGCCGGCCGATCGCGACGAAGATCATCCGCGCGAGCGCCGCGTCTCGCCCGACGACATGAAAAAACTGGTCGCCGTCGCCAACTGCATCATGTGCGCGACGTGTTACGCGCTGTGTCCGGTGGTCAGCGTCGACCCCGCCTTTGCCGGACCGGCCGCAATCGCCTACGCCTACCGCTTCATCGAAGACGTCCGCGATGCCAAGCGTGCCGATCGCATCGCGCAGATTTCTGAAGATTATCTTTGGCTCTGCGCGCACTGCTACGCGTGCTCGTACTGCCCCAAACACGTCGATCCGAACGATCGCATCATCGACGTCAAACGCGCCTCGATCAAGGACCGCGTGCTGATGAACGAGAGCGGCCCCCGCCACGCGCTCGTCGTCTCCAAGACGATCAAGCAAACCGGCATGCTGGCCGAGACCGAGGTGATCCTCGGCACCGTCGGGCGCTTCAACGTCCGCGGTCTGCTCAAAGTCACGCCGTTGGCGCTGCGAATGGTCGCGCGCGGCAAGCTGACGCCGGTCGAGATGGCGGTTGGGGGAACCGCTCCCATGTTGGGCGTTCCTTCGATCAAGCCGATTCCGAAAGTCGACGAAGTCCGTACTATTTTCGAGTCCTTGGAGGTTCCGGTTAGCTGA